In Listeria cossartiae subsp. cossartiae, one genomic interval encodes:
- the hflX gene encoding GTPase HflX — MEKKVLIVGISQKQANFDYSMEELANLAAANNMEVVGEIRQNIDRENRATYVGKGKVDEIKGLAEMQEARLIIFDDELSPSQIRNLEEALELDVMDRTGLILAIFANRAKTKEAQLQVQIAKLKYELPRIFGQGEDMDQQSGKGGLSNRGSGEKKIETDRRTIKNQIRHLQKELDMLVDDREVRRRKRKKNEIPVVSLVGYTNAGKSTTMNGLVRAYSETAEKQVFEKDMLFATLETSVREIVLPDNKQFLLTDTVGFVSKLPHQLVKAFRSTLEEARDADLLIHVVDYSDPHYKTMMKTTEETLKAVGVEDVPVIYAYNKADLMEDEIYPKQTDNTIVFSAREEESLEFLTEVIRKELFASYEKATFLIPFEAGQIVAYLNDHADVLETEYLENGTKIVAEVSPADLQKLAEYQIAD; from the coding sequence ATGGAGAAAAAAGTATTAATCGTTGGCATAAGCCAAAAACAAGCAAATTTTGATTATTCAATGGAAGAATTAGCCAATTTAGCGGCTGCAAATAATATGGAAGTAGTGGGTGAAATTCGCCAAAATATTGACCGTGAAAATCGCGCTACTTATGTTGGAAAAGGCAAAGTGGACGAAATCAAAGGCCTGGCAGAAATGCAGGAAGCTCGTTTGATTATTTTTGATGATGAACTTTCGCCGTCGCAAATCAGAAATTTAGAAGAAGCGCTCGAACTGGATGTAATGGATAGAACTGGGCTGATTCTGGCTATCTTTGCAAACCGAGCAAAAACAAAAGAAGCCCAACTGCAAGTCCAAATCGCCAAATTGAAATATGAACTACCACGGATTTTCGGACAAGGCGAAGACATGGACCAGCAAAGCGGAAAAGGCGGACTTAGCAACCGTGGTTCCGGTGAAAAGAAAATCGAAACCGACCGCCGAACTATCAAAAATCAAATCCGCCATTTGCAAAAAGAGCTCGATATGCTGGTAGATGACCGTGAAGTACGTCGTCGCAAACGGAAGAAAAATGAAATTCCGGTGGTGTCGCTCGTTGGTTATACGAATGCTGGAAAATCCACAACGATGAACGGCTTAGTACGCGCCTATAGTGAAACAGCCGAAAAACAAGTTTTTGAAAAAGATATGCTCTTCGCTACGCTGGAAACGAGTGTACGCGAAATTGTGTTGCCAGATAACAAGCAATTTTTACTCACAGATACGGTTGGTTTTGTGAGCAAACTGCCGCATCAATTAGTGAAAGCATTCCGTTCCACACTAGAAGAAGCGCGCGATGCCGATTTACTCATTCATGTGGTAGATTATTCGGACCCGCATTATAAAACGATGATGAAGACGACAGAAGAAACATTGAAAGCCGTTGGTGTAGAAGATGTTCCTGTTATTTACGCTTACAATAAAGCTGATTTAATGGAAGACGAAATATACCCTAAACAAACGGATAATACGATTGTTTTTTCGGCGCGGGAAGAAGAAAGTTTGGAGTTTCTAACGGAAGTCATTCGGAAGGAACTATTCGCCAGCTATGAAAAAGCAACTTTCTTAATTCCATTTGAAGCTGGTCAAATTGTCGCTTATTTAAACGACCATGCCGACGTGTTAGAAACCGAATACTTGGAAAATGGCACGAAGATAGTAGCGGAAGTGAGCCCGGCTGATTTGCAAAAACTAGCAGAATATCAAATAGCTGACTAA
- a CDS encoding metallophosphoesterase: MKKTGWGILGAVAAFTGYAYWSTKHLTVTNYEIVSDKIPAEWDGATFVQLSDLHSASFGLYNNPLLSIVNELAPDAVFLTGDMIDGDESPFVAMAVVRKLAKEFPVFYVSGNHEGRSAFYEDFKADMEKHHVAVLENERYFLKKDGAAIMVAGVSDPRFVRDDWAEKELPKREWEEAALKEALDETTANLSPDYFTFLLAHRPEFWPLYQAYPVDLVLAGHAHGGQFRLPLTEGLFAPGQGLMPKWTAGIHRAGGKALIVSRGLGNVTKLPRLFNDPEIIRITLKAKGDA, translated from the coding sequence ATGAAAAAAACTGGATGGGGAATACTTGGCGCGGTTGCTGCTTTTACAGGGTACGCCTACTGGTCGACCAAACATTTAACTGTAACAAATTATGAAATAGTATCAGATAAAATTCCAGCAGAATGGGACGGTGCGACGTTTGTTCAGCTGTCCGATCTGCATAGTGCAAGTTTTGGTTTATATAATAATCCTTTGCTCAGTATTGTGAATGAGCTGGCTCCAGACGCCGTTTTTCTAACTGGAGATATGATTGATGGCGATGAGTCACCGTTTGTAGCAATGGCAGTCGTGCGCAAATTGGCCAAAGAATTTCCGGTCTTTTATGTGAGCGGAAACCATGAAGGTCGAAGCGCATTTTATGAAGATTTTAAAGCAGATATGGAAAAACATCATGTCGCTGTTCTCGAAAATGAACGCTATTTTCTAAAAAAAGATGGCGCGGCAATCATGGTGGCTGGTGTTTCAGATCCACGGTTTGTAAGAGATGATTGGGCGGAGAAAGAATTGCCGAAACGAGAATGGGAAGAGGCGGCTTTAAAAGAAGCGCTAGATGAGACGACAGCTAATCTATCACCGGATTACTTTACCTTTTTACTAGCCCATCGTCCAGAGTTTTGGCCACTTTATCAAGCATATCCAGTGGATTTGGTGTTAGCTGGTCATGCACACGGAGGTCAATTTCGTCTACCACTAACAGAAGGCCTTTTCGCACCGGGGCAAGGATTAATGCCAAAATGGACAGCGGGAATTCACCGGGCTGGTGGAAAAGCGCTTATTGTGAGCCGTGGCCTTGGAAATGTAACGAAACTTCCGCGCCTATTTAATGATCCAGAAATTATTCGGATTACGCTTAAAGCAAAAGGGGATGCTTAA
- the lplA2 gene encoding lipoate protein ligase LplA2: MIYLDNEDVLDQAYNFAMEEYALRFLDENETYFMFYRMKPTIIVGKNQNTLEEINHTFVKDHHIDVLRRLSGGGAVYNDEGNISFSMITKDDGNSFQNFAKFTEPVIRALQKLGVNAKLSGRNDIEVEGKKISGNAQFATKGRLYSHGTLLFDVDLSMLEKALQVDPEKYLSKGVKSVRSRVTTIRENLANDMDILDFKQILLESIFETTEIPRYTFTEADKQGIEKLRVERYRNWDWTYGKSPKATIKRKKRFPAGTIEFQLALQKGQVKEATIYGDFFGTEDVTELARKMVGCRFEQEELSKAWGKVDTKSYFGDIEKEAVLAMLFE, from the coding sequence GTGATTTATTTAGATAATGAAGATGTACTCGATCAAGCGTACAACTTTGCAATGGAAGAATATGCACTGCGTTTTTTAGATGAAAATGAAACGTATTTTATGTTTTACCGAATGAAGCCGACGATTATTGTTGGTAAAAATCAAAACACGCTAGAAGAAATTAACCACACGTTCGTTAAAGACCATCATATCGATGTGCTGCGCCGGTTGTCAGGTGGCGGAGCAGTTTACAATGACGAAGGTAACATTAGTTTTAGCATGATTACAAAAGATGACGGCAATAGCTTTCAAAATTTCGCGAAGTTCACTGAGCCGGTGATTCGCGCGCTTCAAAAGCTTGGTGTAAATGCAAAGCTTAGCGGCCGAAACGATATCGAAGTAGAGGGCAAGAAAATCAGCGGGAATGCCCAATTTGCAACAAAAGGTCGCCTTTATAGCCACGGAACGCTACTGTTCGATGTGGATTTGTCGATGCTTGAAAAAGCGCTACAAGTTGACCCGGAGAAATACTTATCGAAGGGTGTTAAATCCGTACGCAGCCGTGTGACAACCATTCGTGAAAATCTAGCGAACGATATGGATATTTTGGATTTTAAGCAAATTTTACTAGAATCCATTTTTGAAACGACCGAGATACCACGTTATACATTTACCGAAGCGGACAAACAAGGTATCGAAAAATTACGTGTCGAGCGTTATCGGAATTGGGACTGGACATATGGTAAATCGCCAAAAGCGACAATCAAACGCAAAAAACGATTTCCAGCGGGCACTATTGAATTTCAACTAGCGCTACAAAAAGGCCAAGTAAAAGAAGCGACGATTTATGGCGACTTTTTCGGAACAGAAGATGTTACTGAGCTAGCCCGCAAAATGGTTGGCTGTCGTTTTGAACAAGAAGAACTAAGTAAAGCTTGGGGAAAAGTGGATACGAAATCCTACTTCGGTGATATTGAAAAAGAAGCCGTTTTAGCGATGTTATTTGAATAA
- a CDS encoding GntR family transcriptional regulator produces the protein MTTKRKETRESVCYREIKKKIRNGELKPGDRLIENTLSQQLEISRTPIRKAIGMLAADGYVEYNDFRGAFVRDSIINKERYFEMTEIIGLFLKQAIQKIRTKKITFNKMRVVAKLVEIEREEPPADPAIYFEYEKWFVSDLLTYMKNNYYLKISDDFFNNIQEFGDEEVIKIAQNACVKTVANIQRFIDALEEQDYDQCMAIIDQVIDAHVLVAYR, from the coding sequence ATGACAACCAAACGCAAAGAGACGAGAGAAAGTGTTTGTTATCGGGAAATTAAAAAGAAGATTCGAAACGGGGAACTAAAGCCAGGAGATCGCTTAATTGAAAATACGCTATCGCAACAACTAGAAATTAGCCGCACGCCGATTCGAAAAGCCATTGGAATGCTTGCTGCAGATGGTTATGTCGAATACAATGATTTTCGCGGTGCTTTCGTTCGAGATAGCATTATTAATAAAGAACGCTACTTTGAAATGACAGAAATTATTGGTTTGTTTCTAAAACAAGCTATTCAAAAAATCCGCACGAAAAAAATCACCTTCAACAAAATGCGTGTTGTCGCTAAATTAGTCGAAATTGAACGGGAAGAACCCCCAGCCGATCCAGCTATTTACTTCGAATACGAAAAGTGGTTTGTGAGTGATTTATTGACGTATATGAAAAATAATTACTACTTAAAAATTAGTGACGACTTTTTCAATAATATTCAAGAATTTGGTGATGAGGAAGTTATCAAAATCGCGCAAAATGCCTGTGTTAAAACGGTTGCTAACATTCAACGTTTTATTGATGCTTTAGAAGAGCAAGATTATGATCAGTGCATGGCGATTATTGATCAAGTCATCGATGCGCACGTATTAGTCGCATATCGTTAA